The segment TTATACTCCTATGCTAAACAGGATCTACATCAATCAAAAGTCCTTCTTGTGTGAAGATCCATGAATTATATATATATTCTTTTAAATTTGATAAGTCAGTACCTCGAATCATAATCGCTAAACGATACATATCCCGTACTTTTTTGATACTTGCTTCATAAGGTCCATTAATGAGAATATCGGTATCACCTTTATGGACCTCTAAATCGCTTACAATACGATTAGCTATGGCCTCTAAGGTCTCCATATTTTGATGACGCACTACCATGTGAATCATCTCTCTAAACGGAGGATATCCTAATGCTTTACGATTTTGAATTTCTTCGTTGTAAAAGCCTACATAATCATGAGCCTTACTCTTTATTATAGCATAATTTAACGGATTATATGTTTGTATTACTACACTGCCCGGTTTATCACCACGACCAGCCCTGCCAGATGTCTGTGTAAGTAAATCAAAAGTTCTTTCAGATGCGGAATATACAGGAATATTTAAAACTGAATCAGCCGTTAAAATACCGACAGCTGTTACATCTTTAAAGTCATGACCTTTTGACACCATTTGTGTTCCCAGTAAGATATCATATTTATGAGTCCCAAAATCATGTAAAATATCTTCTGCTAATTGTTTGTTTTTAGTTATGTCTTGATCAAGGCGGGCAATACGAGCCGATTTGAAATGACGTCGCAACTCTTCCTCCACCTTTTGTGTACCTGATCCAAAGAATTTAATGCGTTGACTATTACACTTTGGACAGATTGTAGGAATCGGTTCATGATGTTCACAGTAATGGCACCGTAATTCTTCACCTGCTTGGTGATACACCATAGCTACATCACAATGAGGACACATAATAGTTTCCCCGCAATCGCGACACATTACAAAGGTACTATAACCACGTCTATTCAATAGAATAATCATTTGGTTATGTTCATTCAATGTTTTTTGAATCAAGCTACTCATAGCATCAGAAAAAACAGAATAGTTGCCATGAAGAATTTCTTCCTTCATGTCCACAATAGTTACTTTTGGCATTGGTTGTTCAAAAATACGATGTGGTAATTCAAGCAAATGATACTCCCCTTGCTTAGCTTTGTAATAGGAGGTTACAGATGGTGTTGCAGAACCTAGTATTACAGGACAACCATGTGCTTCCCCACGCCATAATGCAACATTTCTAGCATGGTAACGAACCATGTCCTCTTGCTTATAAGAAGTATCATGCTCTTCATCTACTACGATAAGTCCAATGTCCTCTGCGGGAGCAAATACTGCTGATCGTGCACCAATGATAATATGACTATCCTTGCGACGTAAACGCTCCCAGTTATTATTGCGTTGTTGAACTGTTAACTTACTATGAAATACTACAACTTCATCACCAAAGGTTTCTACAAAACGACGCACTATCTGATCTGTCAAAATAATTTCTGGAACCAAAATAATAGCAGTTTTATCTTGGCTAATACATTTTGCCGTAGCTTTTAAGTACAATTGGGTTTTTCCACTACCTGTTACGCCATGCAACAAAAAGGTTTTATGCTGATGTGTATTCATCACCACTTGTATCGGTTCATACACAGCTTGTTGTGCATCAGTTAATGGTATATTTACTTCTTCTGTAAATAGTTCATCAAAAGAGGTTTTTGTAGCTTTAAATCTAGATTCAATAGTAATCCCCTTAGCTTCACTCACTTGTTTAATGACCATTCGAGAAAAACCTTTAGCCAATAATAATGCTTTTGATGCGCCACCCACTTCAAGTAAATATTTAGCCAATTCCCGTTGTTTCTTTTTTCGTTCACTAAATTGTTCTACCGTGAAAGCAGGTGTAACCACAAGCCATTCTTCCTTAGGCGCCTCATAAGATTTTAGAGTTTTATTAACTGTAAATAAACGCAATGCATCGCCATAAGAGAATAAATAATATTCATTTAAACGACGGGCCGTATCCATCATTTCAGGTGTAAACCAAGGTTCATTGTCTAATACTTGAACAATATTTCGCAATTTAAATTCAGGAGGTTCTAATAATTCTTCATAACCAATCAGAATTCCCTCTTCACGACTATTGCCTAAAGGAATAAGTACACGTGTACCAGGTAAGATATTGCCAAACTTTTCAGGCATTAAGTAGCTTAACGGTTTATGAAGTTGTTTAGCAGGTCTATTGATGATAACTTTTGCGACACGCATACATTATATCCTTTCATTTACTATAAAAGGTCTCAGTAGAAATTCTACTAAGACCTTTTGTATTATAAGCCAGCTTCAGCTTTTAAAATTGCTGCTTTGTCAGTACGCTCCCAAGGTAAATCTACATCAGTTCTACCAAAGTGACCATATGCTGCAGTTTTGCGATAATGAGGTTTTAACAAATCAAGCATTTCAATAATACCTGCTGGACGAAGGTCGAAATGTTTCTTAATAAGTTCTTGAATTTTAGTTTCCTCAATGCGACCTGTACCAAAAGTATCAACTAAAACGGATACAGGATGTGCAACACCAATAGCGTAAGCAACTTGTACTTCACACTTATCAGCAAGGCCTGCTGCTACAACATTTTTAGCTACATAACGAGCTGCATATGCTGCAGAGCGGTCAACCTTAGATGGATCCTTACCAGAGAAAGCACCGCCACCATGACGAGCCATACCGCCGTAAGTATCTACGATAATTTTGCGGCCAGTCAAGCCAGCATCACCATGAGGACCACCGATTACGAAACGGCCAGTTGGGTTAATGAAATATTTTGTATTTTCATCAACAAATTCAGCAGGCAATGCTGCATCGATAACAAAGCGTTTCAAGTCTGCTTTAATTTGTTCTTGCGTAACTTCAGGGCTATGTTGTGTAGAGATAACAATTGTATCAATACGTTTTGGTTTACCATCAACATATTCAACAGTAACTTGAGTTTTACCATCTGGACGAAGATATGTTAAAGTGCCATCTTTACGAACTTCTGTAAGACGACGAGATAAACGATGAGCCAAAGAAATAGGCATAGGCATAAGTTCAGGTGTTTCATTAGATGCATAACCAAACATCATACCTTGGTCACCAGCACCGATTTTATCTAGTGCTTCACCATTACCATCTTTAGATTCAAGAGCTTCATCTACGCCCATTGCAATATCAGCAGATTGTTCATCAATAGAAACAAGTACACCGCAAGTGTCGCAGTCAAAGCCAAATTTTGCACGTGTATAACCAATTTCACGAACTGTATCACGTACGATGCGAGGAATATCTACATATGTATTAGTAGAAATTTCACCTACTACATGAACTAGACCAGTAGTAACTAAAGTTTCACAAGCTACACGAGCAGTTGGATCCTTTTCAATAATCGCATCCAAAACAGCGTCAGAAATTTGGTCAGCTATTTTATCTGGATGGCCTTCAGTAACAGATTCAGAAGTAAAAAACATATGTTTTTCAGCCATTTTATCCTCCTAATACGAAAAAAAGCCTCTCATGTACTCATGAGAGACCCTCCCATCTAACGACATTTGTCATAGGAATTAGCACCTTTTCCTCTTGGAATGGTTGCTGTAGCTTCACAGGGCCTATCCCTCCACTACTCTTGATGAGTTACAGAAATATTATAGTGTATTTACATTGATAAAGCAAGTCATTATTACATATCTTTCTATCAATTACAAACTACAAACATAAGATTCTCTCATGTATCGTGTTATTTATTTTTTACTAATTCCACAACTTCTTTCATAATATTATGGGCCAATTCAGATTTTTTCATATTCGGCATTTCTTTTGGATCTTTATGAGGATATAAGAAGTATCCTTCATTTGTATCTACATTAAAGCCTGCATTAGATTTACTAACATCGTTTGCTACGAGCATATCTAAATTTTTTCTAGCAACCTTATCTTGACCGTATTTAATAACATGCTCAGTTTCTGCTGCAAAACCTACAAGAATTTGATGGTTCTTTTTAGCACCTAAACCTTGTAGAATATCTGGATTTTTAACAAGTTCTAATGTCATGGACTCCATTTTCTTTATTTTTTGTTCTGCCTTGTGAAAGACTCTAAAATCAGATACCGCTGCCGCCATGATAACCACATCTACCTTGTCATATTTAGATTCAACAGCATTTTGCATAGATAAAGCAGAGTCAACAGGAACAAAATCTACTCCACTAGGTACGGCTAAAGATGTGGGTGCACTGACCAAAATAACGTTAGCCCCCATCCGGGCTGCTTGCTCAGCAATAGCATACCCCATCTTTCCACTAGACCGATTACCAATATAACGAACAGGATCAATATTCTCTTGTGTACCACCGGCTGTAACAAGCACTGTAATACCTTCAAGTTCATTAGATTTGCACATCTGTGATTCAAGCCAATCTACAATGGCTTCAGGCTCTGGTAAACGACCAACACCGGTAACCCCACAAGCAAGCCATCCTTCCGCAGGTTCCATAATATGGTAGCCATGAGAACGTAAACCTTCCAAATTACGTTGAGTAATCGGATTGTTATACATTTCTGTATTCATAGCAGGACAAAGATATTTTGGAGCCTTAGTAGCCATTATTGTTGTTGTTAGCATATCATCTGCAATACCGGCATATATTTTACCAATTACATTTGCCGTAGCTGGAACAACCACATATGCATCTGCCCATGTAGCTAATGCAATATGCTCCACATCCCATTGATGTACTTGTTCAAACATGTCAATAGCTACAGGATGTCCACTAATTTCACCAAATGTAAGAGGTGAAGCTATATGAGTGGAATTTTGAGTCATAACAACCTTTACTTCAGCACCCTTTTTACGAAGCCTGCTCACTACTTCAATTGCCTTATACGCAGCAATACCTGCAGATACAGCGACAATGATATGTTTTCCTCGCATTTTCTTCTCCTTTTAAAAATTCCTTGTATCAATGATACAAGGAATTGTTGTTCTTATTTAATGCCTTCTTTAGTGCGTTTATAAGTCACTTCACCTTCGGCAATTTCATAGAATGCCAAGGAAACAGGCTTGTCAGTTGCATGTGTAGATTCAGCTAAGCATGGTTCGCCATCTGTTAATTCACGAGCACGTTTAGCTGCCAATGTTACCAAAGTATATTTACTATCTACTTGATTTTCCAATTTTTTCAATGGAGGTTTTACCATCATACTATCACTTCTCCTTAGACTCTTGATACTGTTTATAAATAAATTGAATTTGCTCTTTATTGCGACTAATCTTACAGGATTCAGCTCGTAAGATAGATGCAACCTTCTCAGATGCCTCTCCGAGATCATCATTTACAACTATATAGTCATATCGATGGGCTAATGCCAATTCAGAACAAGCTAATGACAACCGTTTATCAATAACTTCTTTCGCATCTGTACCGCGATTATGTAAGCGCTCAGATAACTCAGTTAATGACGGTGGTACTATATAGATAAATACAGCATCACTAAAACGTTCTTTAACTTGCATAGCACCTTGAATATCAATTTCTAACAGTACACTTTTACCATCATCCAATAAATCCATTACATGTTGCTTCGGTGTACCGTAGTAATTATCATATACCTTTGCATATTCTAAAAATGCATCTTCACTTAATAGAGTTTCAAACTCTTGTTTCGAGCGAAAGAAGTAATTAACCCCTTCCACTTCACCAACACGAGGTGCCCGTGTGGTCATTGAAACGGAATATACTAAATTAGGCATTTCTTTTCGAATATTCGCACAAATCGTACCTTTACCTGCGCCAGATGGCCCGGATATAACGATTAATAATCCTCTGTCTGACATATGTACTCCTATGATTCTACTGTATCTTCGTCTACATCATATTGCACAAGTCGATGTGCTACGGTTTCTGGTTGAATTGCAGATAATACAATTTGACCACTATCCATAACTAATACAGCACGAGTCTTACGACCATATGTAGCATCAATGAGTAGGCCCTTGTCACGCGCATCTTGAACCATACGTTTTATCGGTGCAGATTCGGGACTAATAATAGCCATAACACGGTTAGCAGATACCATATTACCAAAGCCTATATTCAATAACTGAATACTCATTTATGGACCTCCTATTACTCTACATTCTGTACTTGTTCTCTAATTTTCTCTAACTCACATTTTAGCTGAACCACAAACTCTGTAATACTTGAATCCATAGCTTTGGAACCAATTGTATTCACTTCACGATTCATTTCTTGCAAAATAAAATCCACCTTACGACCAATTGAATTCTCATCTACAAGTATGTTTTTTAATTGTACCACATGTGAGGTAAATCGGACAATCTCTTCCGTAATATCAGTCTTATCAGCCAATAAAGCAATTTCCTGCAAAAAACGATCTTCACTTATACTCGCCTCTAAAGACACTAAATATTCTTGAATTTTTCCCTTTATATGCTCACGATACGCATCTACAGCGCCGGCTTTATTCTCATCAATAATCTTGATTATATTTTCTAAAGTAGTGATACGAGACAACAAATCTTGTTCAATATGTTTACCTTCTACTGTACGCATTGTTATTAAGGCATCCAGTGCTTGGTTTGTAGATTCTTGTACTATTTCTGAAAGCACATCTTCTGCAATCGGAGTGTCTTGTTGTTGTATCCATTCATTAGAAATGGAATTGACCGCTTGTAAAGGCACTTTTTTAGGGTCATCATAAAACTCTTCTTGAACAAGCAATTCTTGTATCTGCTTTCTCAATACACTATTTATAGTAAAAGTTTTAGGTCTTTCCCCTGCATCCTGAATAGAAACAGATACTTCAACTTTACCACGGGTAATTCGATCTTGTACTAATCCACGAATAATACTTTCAAACGGGTTTATTTGCTTTGGACTACGTATAAATAAATCCAAGAATCGTGCATTTACTGACTTAATTTCTACCGTACAGGTAATGCCATCTTTGGTTGCCGTACCAGAACCAAAACCGGTCATACTTTTCATATGATATCCTCCTTAGCAGTTTTTATTATTGTACCACGAATTATACATTCCGTGTTTAAATACTAAGAATTATATGTGCATTATGTTATACTAAACTATACTTCTAAATAGAATTGAAAGGAGTACCATGAATTTAGACGGACTTACCATGTCTGTTCTCGCTAAAGAACTAAATGAGCGATTACAAACAGGTCAAATACAAAAATTATATCAAATAGATAAAACTACATTACTATTTAAAATTCGTGCACTTAACGAAGATCAAAGCTTGGTCATCACTGTTGGTGCAACCCCCGCAATGTATCTCAGTAAACCTCTTCAAGATTTACCAAAAGAACCTAGTTCTCTATGTATGTTTCTTCGCAAACATATTGAAGGAAGCCGTATTGTAAAGGTTGAACAAATCAATGGGGACCGAATCATGTGTATCCAAACGGATAAGCTTGAAATGGATGGTTCTATTACGAGCACATTTATTTATGTAGAATTAATGGGCAAATATTCAAACTGTATTTTTGTGCAAGATGGAGTGATTTTAGAATCATTAATTCACGTATCACCTTTAATGAATCGTGAACGTTCTATAAGTCCTAAACTACACTATGAATTACCACCTAATGCTAATCGTGTAAGTTTAATGGATTTTGATTATGATGAAATCAAAAATTTACTTACCTCCTTCGGTGATGGCACTGTACAACAATCTATACGTGCCATCTTTAACGGTTTTGGTAAACCTTTGTTGGATGAAGTATTATTGACTGCAAATCTTAGCGGTAATGAGATCATAAGCGACTTAATTTCCACGCAAGTTGATGCCTTAGCTAAGGCATTATATGAGTTAAAAATTAAGCTCAATGAAAGTAATGGTTTGCTTACTTTAATTAATGATAATAATAAAAAAGCACACGCCACTTTTATCCTACAAAATTATAAAGTCCTTAAAGAATATAGTACGATTTCAGAAGCCTTAGAAGAATCGATTCATAATACAAAATCCATTCACACTGCAGATAAAGAACTAGAAAAGATCTTAACAGCAGCCATAAAAAAAGAAGAAGTTCGTCATCAAAAGATTAAAGATGAATTAGATGACACCAATAAAATGGATACATATAAACTATATGGTGATATCTTAATGATTAATGCTCACTTACAAGTTCAATATGAACCTTCTATCCAATTACCAAATCTTCTTTCTGAAGATGGAGAATTATTAACAATTCCTCTAAAGCCAAATCTTACAATTGTAGAAAATGGTCAATGGTATTATAAGCTCTATACTAAATTAAAAAATCGTATGGTCAGTGGTGAATATCAACTTAATGCTAGTACTACAAAACTTGAATATCTCAAATCAATTTTATATAGTATTTCATTAGCCACTACCCGTGAAAGCTTAGAAGAAATTCGTAAAGAATGTATGGATGCAGGCATTATTAAAAAATCGAAGAAGCCACTATCATATAAATTAGGTAAATCAAATTACATTCATTTAACCATCGATGAAGGTGAAATATTTATTGGCCGTAACAATCAACAAAATGAATATTTGACTCATCGATTTGCAAAACCAACAGATATTTGGTTCCATACACAAGATATTCAAGGTTCCCATCTCATATTAAGACTTAATGTAGAGCCTGATGATATGATTCTATCTAAAGTCGCTCAATACGCAGCCTACTTTAGTAAGGCACGTGAAACTAGCAAAGTACCTGTAGATTATACATACATTAAAAATATCAAAAAGCCACCTGGGTCTCCACTTGGTTTTGTTATTTTTAATACGCATCAAACAATGATCGTTGAGCCTAAAAAGCCTGATAATTATAATGAATAAAAAAGAAGCGAAGGAAATCCTTCGCTTCTTTTCTTATAATATTATTGGTTTTCTTCTGTACGTTGTTCAGTTTGTTTCAAACTTTCACGATTTTGACGTAAGCTTTCCAATGTTTTTTCTAAATTGTTTTCCACATATTTAAGAACATCACCAGCATATTGGATGGAGCTGGATTTCAATTCCTCAGAGGATTGGTTAGCTGCATTGATAATTTGATTAGCTTGTTCTTGAGCTTGTTTAACTAGTTCACTTTCAGCAGTTAATTTAGCAATGTAGTCTTTAGCTTGATCAATCAAAGTTTCAGCTTGACGTTGAGCATCAGCTAGTACTTTATCTTTATCTGCTACAATACGACGAGACTCTTCAAGTTCCAATGGTAAAGACTCTTGAATAGAATCAATAATACGCATAATTTCGTCTTCCTCAACCATACGTTTTGTAGTCATAGGAATACGGCTGCTAGATTCAATAAGAACCTCTAAATCTTCTAATAATTTTTCTGTTTTCATACATTTCACCCCTATTTATTATGGACCGTATTAAAGCGTTCTTCAAGTTTTTCCTTAACATCATCCGGAACTAAACCATCTAGCTTACCGCCAAATTTTGCAAGTTCACGAAT is part of the Veillonella nakazawae genome and harbors:
- the remA gene encoding extracellular matrix/biofilm regulator RemA translates to MSIQLLNIGFGNMVSANRVMAIISPESAPIKRMVQDARDKGLLIDATYGRKTRAVLVMDSGQIVLSAIQPETVAHRLVQYDVDEDTVES
- a CDS encoding Rqc2 family fibronectin-binding protein; the protein is MNLDGLTMSVLAKELNERLQTGQIQKLYQIDKTTLLFKIRALNEDQSLVITVGATPAMYLSKPLQDLPKEPSSLCMFLRKHIEGSRIVKVEQINGDRIMCIQTDKLEMDGSITSTFIYVELMGKYSNCIFVQDGVILESLIHVSPLMNRERSISPKLHYELPPNANRVSLMDFDYDEIKNLLTSFGDGTVQQSIRAIFNGFGKPLLDEVLLTANLSGNEIISDLISTQVDALAKALYELKIKLNESNGLLTLINDNNKKAHATFILQNYKVLKEYSTISEALEESIHNTKSIHTADKELEKILTAAIKKEEVRHQKIKDELDDTNKMDTYKLYGDILMINAHLQVQYEPSIQLPNLLSEDGELLTIPLKPNLTIVENGQWYYKLYTKLKNRMVSGEYQLNASTTKLEYLKSILYSISLATTRESLEEIRKECMDAGIIKKSKKPLSYKLGKSNYIHLTIDEGEIFIGRNNQQNEYLTHRFAKPTDIWFHTQDIQGSHLILRLNVEPDDMILSKVAQYAAYFSKARETSKVPVDYTYIKNIKKPPGSPLGFVIFNTHQTMIVEPKKPDNYNE
- the gmk gene encoding guanylate kinase, yielding MSDRGLLIVISGPSGAGKGTICANIRKEMPNLVYSVSMTTRAPRVGEVEGVNYFFRSKQEFETLLSEDAFLEYAKVYDNYYGTPKQHVMDLLDDGKSVLLEIDIQGAMQVKERFSDAVFIYIVPPSLTELSERLHNRGTDAKEVIDKRLSLACSELALAHRYDYIVVNDDLGEASEKVASILRAESCKISRNKEQIQFIYKQYQESKEK
- the metK gene encoding methionine adenosyltransferase; the encoded protein is MAEKHMFFTSESVTEGHPDKIADQISDAVLDAIIEKDPTARVACETLVTTGLVHVVGEISTNTYVDIPRIVRDTVREIGYTRAKFGFDCDTCGVLVSIDEQSADIAMGVDEALESKDGNGEALDKIGAGDQGMMFGYASNETPELMPMPISLAHRLSRRLTEVRKDGTLTYLRPDGKTQVTVEYVDGKPKRIDTIVISTQHSPEVTQEQIKADLKRFVIDAALPAEFVDENTKYFINPTGRFVIGGPHGDAGLTGRKIIVDTYGGMARHGGGAFSGKDPSKVDRSAAYAARYVAKNVVAAGLADKCEVQVAYAIGVAHPVSVLVDTFGTGRIEETKIQELIKKHFDLRPAGIIEMLDLLKPHYRKTAAYGHFGRTDVDLPWERTDKAAILKAEAGL
- the coaBC gene encoding bifunctional phosphopantothenoylcysteine decarboxylase/phosphopantothenate--cysteine ligase CoaBC, with protein sequence MRGKHIIVAVSAGIAAYKAIEVVSRLRKKGAEVKVVMTQNSTHIASPLTFGEISGHPVAIDMFEQVHQWDVEHIALATWADAYVVVPATANVIGKIYAGIADDMLTTTIMATKAPKYLCPAMNTEMYNNPITQRNLEGLRSHGYHIMEPAEGWLACGVTGVGRLPEPEAIVDWLESQMCKSNELEGITVLVTAGGTQENIDPVRYIGNRSSGKMGYAIAEQAARMGANVILVSAPTSLAVPSGVDFVPVDSALSMQNAVESKYDKVDVVIMAAAVSDFRVFHKAEQKIKKMESMTLELVKNPDILQGLGAKKNHQILVGFAAETEHVIKYGQDKVARKNLDMLVANDVSKSNAGFNVDTNEGYFLYPHKDPKEMPNMKKSELAHNIMKEVVELVKNK
- the priA gene encoding replication restart helicase PriA; the protein is MRVAKVIINRPAKQLHKPLSYLMPEKFGNILPGTRVLIPLGNSREEGILIGYEELLEPPEFKLRNIVQVLDNEPWFTPEMMDTARRLNEYYLFSYGDALRLFTVNKTLKSYEAPKEEWLVVTPAFTVEQFSERKKKQRELAKYLLEVGGASKALLLAKGFSRMVIKQVSEAKGITIESRFKATKTSFDELFTEEVNIPLTDAQQAVYEPIQVVMNTHQHKTFLLHGVTGSGKTQLYLKATAKCISQDKTAIILVPEIILTDQIVRRFVETFGDEVVVFHSKLTVQQRNNNWERLRRKDSHIIIGARSAVFAPAEDIGLIVVDEEHDTSYKQEDMVRYHARNVALWRGEAHGCPVILGSATPSVTSYYKAKQGEYHLLELPHRIFEQPMPKVTIVDMKEEILHGNYSVFSDAMSSLIQKTLNEHNQMIILLNRRGYSTFVMCRDCGETIMCPHCDVAMVYHQAGEELRCHYCEHHEPIPTICPKCNSQRIKFFGSGTQKVEEELRRHFKSARIARLDQDITKNKQLAEDILHDFGTHKYDILLGTQMVSKGHDFKDVTAVGILTADSVLNIPVYSASERTFDLLTQTSGRAGRGDKPGSVVIQTYNPLNYAIIKSKAHDYVGFYNEEIQNRKALGYPPFREMIHMVVRHQNMETLEAIANRIVSDLEVHKGDTDILINGPYEASIKKVRDMYRLAIMIRGTDLSNLKEYIYNSWIFTQEGLLIDVDPV
- a CDS encoding YicC/YloC family endoribonuclease; translated protein: MKSMTGFGSGTATKDGITCTVEIKSVNARFLDLFIRSPKQINPFESIIRGLVQDRITRGKVEVSVSIQDAGERPKTFTINSVLRKQIQELLVQEEFYDDPKKVPLQAVNSISNEWIQQQDTPIAEDVLSEIVQESTNQALDALITMRTVEGKHIEQDLLSRITTLENIIKIIDENKAGAVDAYREHIKGKIQEYLVSLEASISEDRFLQEIALLADKTDITEEIVRFTSHVVQLKNILVDENSIGRKVDFILQEMNREVNTIGSKAMDSSITEFVVQLKCELEKIREQVQNVE
- the rpoZ gene encoding DNA-directed RNA polymerase subunit omega, encoding MMVKPPLKKLENQVDSKYTLVTLAAKRARELTDGEPCLAESTHATDKPVSLAFYEIAEGEVTYKRTKEGIK